AAGAATTGTCTGGTGTAATGGTGTAGGTTCATAACGCACTCATTTCCACGCACTAACGTTTTCCTCAAGTTCACGTAGTCTTCGGCCTTTCTTCTTCCGACAATGGTTACTTTTTcatatgtttcatttttcctttgcttcccTGAGCTTTTAGTATTCACTTACGCTATGCCGCGTTATGTGCTCATCACGCGTTCTGTTCCGTCACATCTTTGCATTCAACCTTGTCAGACCAACCACATTTGGTCTTTCCACGAAGTGAACTCAAGACTTTTTAGACACAGTTCCTAATACATGTTTTAGGATGCGCCATCCTCTCGCTCGCACTGATCTCTCCGTTTACTGGTCTGTATGTCTCACTTTATATAGCATCGTTGGCAACGAACCTGTCGTTAAAAATTGTCAAAATATGTATGCTTTGTTGGCTCAATCCAGCTGGTTTGTTTGttagtttgtgttttcgtAACAATGGTACCATGCAGGgacattttatatttttaagtTTTCACAAAACCTgtgttttcatatttttataatCCCACACAAACACGGCCGCTCATTCCAATTTCCTCTCGTTGAATTACgctgtttctgtttcattaATCTACTGCATGTTTTGAATCACGCGTAGCACAgtattagttttttttatttttgatcCTCCCGTCTTAACAAGTTGCTTCCCTGCCTATTATCCATTGCAAACAAGTGTCTTTTTCCCTCACCAGTTTCTACAGAGCGTATTATCTCTATACATTTGTtgtaattattattatgttaaATGATTTGAATGGTTGTCCTTCATCGCTAACGAGAActttttttctcaattttaTCCCAATTTATCCTGTGTCACGTTCTGTACGATCTTTTGATGCTCTCGACTGCCCCGTCCTATCTCGACCATCGTACGGCCATATGATGGTAAAAATAGGACACCGTTCATGAATGGGGGCACCGTTCACCGCCCAAGGCGCACCACTCTAGTTAATTAAACTTTATTTGTTACCCTCACTATACATAACTTTGCCCAGCAGCACGCCCACGATGCACATGAAAACGGCAAGTATAGCACACGGCAAGACCATGGCTTCCCCCTGCTGTTGGTTATCGGTCAACGGAGGTGGTGAGTACGTATTTTGAAAATGAACGGGCGCAACAGCCGCAGttctagcagcagcaactagaCCTGGCTCCTTGGCCCTACCGTCAACCTGCAAACGAAGTTGTAGTATTTGTTCCTGaaaccaaaaagaaagcaaTGGGATTTAAAAGATGCGATGTTTCTTCGAGAATGGCAACGATAATTCAGAGACAATTGATTCAGTTCAGTGGTACCCTGAAAGCAAACCAATCCAAATGCAATGGAATTTGGTGTCGTTATTCCATATTGTTTCAACAagatttaaaaattattatattatttaatttcttaaTAGTGACATTTTATGATCTATAATAaatcttttcgaaaacgaaTTTCAAAAACTATTTTACCACATAATAAAAGCATTTTTAACGTCTTTTAAAAGGTATGTTTCGAAGGTTACCAATATTTTCAGTCTAAGTTTAAGATTTATACCCACCTTCAACTGCAGATTTTCCTGGCGTAAAGCACGTTCATCTTCTTTTAGTTTCTTAAACGCTCTTAGAAGTGAGCTATCTTCATCCACTAGTTCTTCTTCGTTTTGACTACAGAAATTGCCGAGTTTCATCTGACTTGGAAACGTTCCAGTTGTTTCATTACGCTCCACTACAGCTGtagtagaaaaataaatactcGTCAAAAAGATGAACTGTAGAaccaacgaaagaaaacacttACTATTAGATGCTGATGCGCTATTAATCGGAACAGATGCATTCGGTGCCGGCTGGTTCGGTTCTAGAGGACAATCGAACACGCATCGCAGCTTCGAATCCATTAATTTTTCCGGAAACTTCTTCCATAGATCCTCCAAATTGATTTCTTCATCATCTGGCTTTACCATCGACTGTACCATAAACTTGtgcttgtttttttcattcgaaTCGAAAATGAATGGTTGCAGAACGACTATGATgtagacaaaaaaaatcagttatTACAGGCTCTAGTATTCAGTAAGCATCGATAAGAGTAACAACTTACTAGCAATTTCTTGGGATTCACGTGGTTCCAGTAAGCCCGAGTTTGGCCGCACACAGTACTTTTTCGGGGCGGtggttttgattttaaaataaatgtcgTGATCGGTTGGGTTCGTAAGGCGCATATACGAAGCCACCGCAGTTCTGAATGGTCCTAAAAATTGTAAAGAATCGCGTTGATGATGAGTAATTATGAAAATTTGGTTTCTTTCACACCGTCCGCATAACAATATGGTTTTTGGCGACACTTATTTTGATTGAAGATGTAGTATTTCGATGACGTTGGATGTTGATTGTCCTTTAGGTTTGAATTACTAGAATAGGCAGGGGAGAGGGATGAAGGATCCGCAAAACAGCAAATTGATCGCAGCAATCATCAACTATGGActtgtttttttgccttgttttttattatccttttttcACATCCACTTACAACGCTCACGAAAGAGCAATGTAAAGGAACTTAAACGGCCCGCTAGTTATTTCTaatacttgttttttttttgtaaaggATAGATAATTTCTATAAAAACTAATATCATTAAAAGCGTATATATGTAAATTTGTATGACatatttgttgcaaaaaataCGTATACATTTGATAAACACCTATATACATACAATCCTGTAATTACTAGTAAAAAAACCGTCATTTGACGGATATTTATCCGCAACAATGACTATCGCTTCTTAGGATAGGGTGTGTTAATGCACAACACGCAAGCTGATAGATATCAAAGTCCACTACCTTCCCCTTCCGTTCGCCGGATCACTCCTGCATTATCATACTCGACCAAAAAGCCGCGACCACCAAACTTTCCCATTGTTCATTGTTTATGGGAAAAAAATGTGTCTATAATGCATGAAGTGATAGTCGTGGAACCAAGGGAATAGGAATCAGTCTGCAATGATCCTGCGGGATTTGTGTCCAGCGCTTTACGCAACGCCAGCGCCATTATGGAAGAGCACGCCGCTTTGTAGCCCACATTGGTGTTTGCCtataaaaacggaaaatatcTTACCCTGGAACTTGAGCTCGTTTGCCGGTTCAATAATTAATAGTTGAGCAGGCTTCGCCATGTTTGAAGCAGTTGGAAAGGCCTCGCAGAACACAAGCACTGTGGCACAGACAATAATGTTCGATATTCCGCTTTTTTTCTGAAACCTCCTTTTCCGCGTCACGATCTCATTTAAAGTTACCAAGCCTTCGTTGAGCTTACAATGGCCAGCGACAGGGACGGCCCCGTTTTGCAGGGCACTACGAAAACACTGAacagaaaatattatttttacacgAGAAAAGATTGTTCAACAAACTCACGCAGCGCTGCGCTGACTGCTGAAATATTTGCTGGTTGGCAGTCGCTAACAGGGCTGCCAAATTAGTTTTCCTCTCGcgccttttctttctttcttacGTTTTCCAATCAGCATGATGGGATGGCAGGGTTGCACACTGTAAGTTaataccgaaaccgaacctaTCAATACTAAAGATAGTTGTTCGCCCGCATCGCCGCACAAACAACAGGAACGGCCCGTTGTGCACCGCACTAAGAAAACACTGAacagaaaatattatttttacacgACAAAAGGCTCTTCAACAAACTCAAGCTGCCGCTAACAGGGCTGCCAAATTAGTTTTCCTCTCGcgccttttctttctttcttacGTTTTCCAATCAGCATGATGGGATGGCAGGGTTGCGCACTGTAAGTTAATGCCAGACGTTTCAATACTAAAGGCAGTTGCTCACTCACATCGACGCACAGTGGCTTTAGAAACACCAGGTAACGGTCAATCGTAGTCTGTTAGTTCGTttgaaaccaaacaaaaacatgaacAATGTAGCGACAACCTTATTCGGCGTGTTGTATACAACTAAGTCGCCATGCAGTGGTATTTATGATGACGGAGACagttgtttatatttttaatgaGTTTTTAATGAACTGTAGAATGTTGACTAAGCATCACTAAACTTTTCCTTACGCCAAGGTGCGTCATAACGGCCGGGTAAATGTCTTTATACAATACGCATTCACTGGTTACTGGCGCAGTATTATCCTACTATTTGTGATTGAGAAAATTTCACTCGTAGCAATCGTGTCTTTCACAgactttcactttcacgatCAACCGTAAAGGATTTAAAAAATCCGCATCTCCAACTCGACGGGGTAAGATTTAGATTCGCGGCAATCTAGAGTGATGTTTAACCCTGTATGCTTTGCAGCTGACGGGAACAGTTATCAATAACTACGTTGCGATGTTGGATAGGTTTATTGTTTGATTACATGCAAAATTCTGCGACAAAAATGTCACTGCTATGCAATACTGGCGATTGGTTTACCTTGGGACAAGGAAATGCGTTCaggtaaaacaaataaaagaacCGATTAGAGATCACTCTTCCGGCGCTTATCGGTATGACTAAGTTATTAATTCTTGTTTTAGAAAAATCGAACTGTACGCGATGGAATGGCCACCGAACGTCAATCTGGATAACATGATGGTTCACGCCGCAGCATATGGAGGGCCGATTGTCGTAATGAAAGATCCGAAATCGTTCATTAAGATAGAGAGTGGAATAAGTGCCAGACCGATGATCTTATATATATTCAACTGTGTGGGCAAACTTCTTTCGTCGATCAATGTAATATCAGACCTCTTTTAGAGAGTAACAAATGTCTTTTTTTGGCTTGCATTGACCCTTATCCTGACCCGGTGCTATATTTTAGTGGGATTGCGGTGTTCTTGTTAGAATTGGATGGTCAGATGCGGAAGAGTTGGTTGCCGTGCAGGACGACGGCACCATCTTCATCTATGACATGTTCGGTAACTTTGTACACAAATTTAGTATCAGTAAGGACGTGACCGACATAATCGATGCACGCATTTTCACCTCCGCCTCCGGCACTGGCGTAGCCGTACTGACTGCAAGTTTGAAAATCTACGTACTGAATAACATTAAGGACCCAAAGTACCGGCCTTTGTCCGATTTGCTAAGTATGTTCATCGGAGGCTACTTGCTACATACATTGTGCGACGAAAACCCATTCATGAAACCATTAACCTTCTTTATTTCTGCAGACTTTTCCGCCGGACTTACTTGCTGGGAGGTAATTTCGAGAGACCGCACCACAGTCTGTTTAATAGGAGGTCATGGGCACGACGTAACAATTGCTCGGTATGGCGATACTACACTCACTGCAATTCCGGTGACAATGAAAACCGAGTTCAAAACGATCACGGCCATGTGTGCGTCTTTCGATCATCAGCACTTAGCACTATACACCAGCTCCGGCTGCCTTTGGATGGGATCCTCTGatctaaaacaaaaatattgcgAGTTTACAACGGGAAGAACTGAAAAACCTCACCAATTGGCTTGGTGCATTGACGGGAGTGCTGTGTGCGAATCGCAGGCAATGATCATTAGCTTCTCAAATCTCATAATGATTGTAGGTGCAACGGGAGAGTCTAGCGTTTACACGTATGATTCATCCCTGTCACTTGTCCAAGAAATGGACAGCGTGCGTGTACTGAGTAGCACCAGTCACGAATTAATTCAAAAAGTACCGAATAGTACAAGCAAAATTTTTGGCATCAACATCTCCGAACCAGCGAGCTTTCTGTTCGAGGCACACCGGAAGTTTCGGGAACGAAGCCACCAGTCAGACGAGTATTTATGCCTGATTCAAAGCAAGCTAGCAGTCGCCGTTGCCGATTGTATTGAAGCGGCTGGGCACGAGTATGATACGGGCACACAGAAAAGCTTGATTAGAGCCGCATACTTTGGAAAGAGCTTTCTCAACGGGTACAACTGCGATGACTATATTCGCATGTGCAAAACTCTCAAAGTGCTCAACGTGCTTCGTGATCCGAACGTTGCGATTCCCATCACCATTCGACAGTGCGTTATCGTGTACCTCAACCAAATTCTTTtggaaattatgtttttactTACAATTAAATATTGCAGATTCTATCACTTGCAGCCGATTATTACGCTAGATCGGCTGGTGTTTCGCAAGTACTACGGACTCGCAATTCACATCGCCAAGTATCTGAACATTTTAGAGAAACGCATTCTTGAGCACTGGGCGTTCCAGAAGATTGCACAGGATAAAAGTATAAAACGGGAGAACCGATTTAATATATCTCTGGGGGAAAAGATgaatatgttttaattaacaaaGTTCCTTTTTCCTGTAGACGATGATGAAGTGGCGCGAAAAATTGCTGCAAAATTTTCGAGCGCCGATCTGCAAGAAACGATGTCCTTCGCTAACGTTGCTGAAAAGGCACAGCAACTAGGTAAAATTAAACTAGCAATTACGGTATGTAATGCAAGAACATGCCATGAATGGTGGTATCAAACTGCTCAAGGAACGCATATTAATTCAATCGAATGGCTTTTCTACCAGTTGCTCGAGTTGGAGGCGAAAAAGAAGCTGCAGGTGCCGCTACTACTGAAGCTAGGTGCTAGCGAGAAAGCTCTCATTGCAGCCACACAATCCGGTGATATTGATCTCATCTATATGGCTTTGCTAGAGATGAAAAACACAACAGCGCTGGCGAAGTTTCACATGACGATACGACGTTATCCACTGGCTCAAAATCTTTACAAAAAGTATTGCCAGCTTAACAGTTTGTCCACACTCAAGGATATTTATTCACAAGAGGACGAATTCCTCGCACAAGCTGAAATAACGCTACGAGAAGCACTTCAGCTTGGTAACTTAGATGCAACCATTCCAGACGTTAGTGCCAACTACCGACGAGCGGGTAAGTTAATTGAAGCAGAACTAAGCGAGGACACGAAGAAGTTGATCAAGCACCAGAAGCTGCTCAACGATAAGCATCAGAAGGAGTTCCATGGATTATCTCTGCACGTGACGGTACGCAAGCTACTGCAGCTCGGTGATGTGCGATACgcagaaaaattgaaaaatgagtTCAAAATGCCCGATAAACGCTACTGGTGGGTTAGAGTGCAAACGCTAGCGGAAAACTTTCAATGGGAGGAGTTGGAAAAAATTTCAAAGTCTAAGAAAAGCTTGATCGGCTACGAACCATTCGTGGAAGTTTGTCTTCGTCAGTTGAATGTTGCCGAGGCGAAAAAATATTTACCTCGGTGtagcgaagaaaacaaattaaaatggtACCTACGTGCCGGGTAAGTTATAGAGAACAATAATCTTTTCATTTTACTATACTTACTTATTATAAATCTGTTGTTAAAATTCTCTATCCGCATATTgcttttgtttgtaaatattcaatttgaaatttaCTTTGGATCACATTTTTTCAAATCAAAGTAATATTGAACATTCAAATAATGTTCATATTTTTCATAACAATCTTCTTTATTTACGCATGCttattttctttccagttGCTATGTTGAAGCGGCGAACATAGCATTCGCACAAAAGGATATCGATAGTTTGCTGAAAATCTATGATTACTGCACGAGCGACTCATCACTCATGTCCACGTTGGAAAGCATGATAGGCCAATTGTCAAAGAAGTAATGCCAAGTTGACGCAAATAATTCTTCAATCAAACAAAGTTCCAACAATTGAATTTCTTTGTTGTATGTTATGAAATATGCTGACGGTGAAATAATATCAGCCAAAGATTACACGATTTGTTGGACTaaaattattctttttttatatttgaaCCATCATAGTCAATTGAAATAAAGATCAAATTCCTGATGAATGTATTGATTAAGCATATACAGCAAAAACGTATTATGATTTACGAGTAAAACTTACTACTTTATAGTTTGTCAAATTTCCATTCTTTCTATGTTGTCATTTTGTACTGTTGTATAACATCGAAgagaattttaattataaaaaaGGGGCAGATTTTGCATTTGGTAAAAGTCCTGATGCctaaaaattgttttttcgCTATACAGTGTTGTGTTCATAAAGACAATTTATGATATTATACATATATCAGCTTACTCTGAGTacgaaaaatataatattacGAAGGAATTACTTTCCACCGATCATTAACGTATTAATATGCaagttgtaaataaaaatgtataaaaaaaatttcgTTCAAACCTTCATCCTTCGTTCGCCAATGCTAAGAAAATTTTACTAGCTTCTCTTACTTCACCTGTTAACTTTAACCAATTGTACTATTCGCTGGTTCCAAATTAAGTTTACAAAACGGCTTGTTGGATTAATTCGAAAGTTTATTTACGGGCTTGATGAATTATGTCTAAAGTACGAAACAATAATTTGTTGATTAATAAGCGATGTAACAAAATGCATTTTACGTcttaaaaacatattttaaaatgtagAAATTATATAAGCGGTTAAGCTTACCCCTACTTTCTAGATTTCTTTCCCGATGCATCGATAGATAAATGGTAATAGCACAATATTTGACCATTTTTTGGTACCAATTGTTGTTTGTATTCCCAAAACTGACGATGATCACGACGAAGGTTTCTAGAGTAGCGCTAGCTTCATGACCGCCTTTCGCCACTGTTTGCATTCTTTCTGCAGCCGCCGTTCATCATACGACAGCTTCTGATGTTGCACGTTCAGTTCGTCTGCCTCCTGCTCAAGCTTATTTTCGCGATCCTTACGATTGATACGGGATTTGCGTGATGCTTCATTGTTCTTATCACGCTGCTCCCGATATCGCCAGTCTGCCTCACTTAGATGCTGATACTCTGTCCGATCACGCACGGCCCCGGTCGTTTTTGGCGGTCGTCCTCGCCTCTTCGTGGGCTTTGTGCTGAACGAAACGTCAGAACTAGAATCTCCGTAGGTGGACGAAGCTGACGAAAGAGACCCGTTGAGTGTGTCGTCGTGTGGATTAGGCAAAGAATTATCATCCACGATGCTGGACGTTAGCTGGCTCAGGGTTTCGATAGTCAGTAGTTGGAAAATATGTGGTTTCGTTGCGTCTTGTTTCTTATTCGGCATAAGGGTGTCGGAAGTGCCTCGGCCACCGGAGGATGCCGGCAACTGCAACTGTTGAAATACTGATAGAGGGCGTATATTGGTTTTCTTCTCTATgatcgtctctctctctccggcggCAAGGTTGCATGTATTTAGCTGTAACAAATTCTTATGAAGtgaaaaaacgaaataaacaaCATCAAATTAGAAATCTATTGCTCAAATGCTTCactattttaatttttttatagaaatGGGTGGAAAAGGGTCTTTGTTCTGCACTGTTAAACTTACCTCATTGGTGGACGGGTCGATAAATGACAAAAGATCAAACTTTTCGTCCTCCAAATCAAGAATGTCGTTGGTTAGATCAGGTGTATTGAGGGCAACTGGCGGATTCCCAGTGACTCCGCATAGCTGAAGGGAAAGATTATGGTTGATAGATGGTTGTTTCGGCACCACAGCACTAACGTTTCCTTTAAGCGCTGCGCTATGTTTACCACCGGGCTTCACTCTGTCTGAAGGAAGAATGCTTGCAGTGCCGATTACAGTTTTTGTGGTCATAGCAGCATCCGCCATTGTCGGGGTAGTAGTGTTTATGGAAGTAGCGATTGTAATGCTTTCTTCTGATTTTTCGGATAACGCCATTTGCTTGTTAGTACTAATTTTATTGTGTAGTGTCAACGAGCAATTGTCGGACCTACAGTCATCGAACGGCATAAGAATCAAAGAATCGGTTGCGCTCTGTGGCCGTGGCATCTTCGCAATCGAGGGTCCTGCGATAGTACTTTCATCAGAATGCGTCTCCCGACACCGTTTGATTGTAGAGTAGTTGTGATCGCATTGCGAGTGGTTTGTGACCGCAGGTGATTCGACATCGAGTGGTTGAGTCCCGTCATCAATGAAGTGCGAAATGTGTATAATATGTTGAGCTTGATCTAAACTGTGCTCGAAAGCCGTGTCCTGCAGTTTCTGTTCGTCGTTGCCCTTACAGTGGGTGcttgtttctgctgctgcttctgctagCGTGGATGTACATTCAAGAATGCTCAAAGGCTCTCTGCAAAAACTGACAACACCGTTGGGAAGAGATGATCCTTCCATTACATTTAATTGATGATCTGTGGTGGTAAAAATGTCCTCCTGCAACCATTTGAAAATGTTGAGCGAAGTCACCTCGGTTTCCGGTGGACCGGGAACTATCGGGTCGAAAAGAGCGGCGGTATTGTTGGTGGCCGTTAACGGTAGATCCGAAACAAAATGGTTCGACGCATCATAGTCAAACGCACTCGAGAGCTGTTCTATCTCTTCATGTAGGGAAATGGGACTGTCGTTGGGCTTAACGAAACCCTGCCGGTTTACATCGATCGGAGAACAGACACCGGACATGACATGCTTTTCCACGGAGTTATGGTTGAGGTGATGGTTGGTATTAATCGGTGAACTGATCCATAGATGATCCGCAATCGAGTTTGTGAAGAATGCGTTGGAAAGGCGGGTTTCGTTCGTCCAGTCTGCATCCGACAGTATAGGTATAAGAAGCGCTGTATCGTccttgttgttgatgttgttgccaTTCAAAGGTTCTCCAGAAAGAGCATTGCTGATGCAGTTAGCACTTGTGCTACTATTACAACTAATATTTTTTAGGTGTCGTTGCGGGGGGTGCTCCTTTTTAAAGGATTCATCAGTTGCTGTTGATTCGGCTTCGGTCACTGTCACCGCTAATTTTGCAACTGTTCCAATACTGTTGCAACCGTGTCCTGTTGATGGGATACGGTCTCCACTGGACAACATTCCAGAGTTGCTTCTGGtgccgccactgctgctgatggtctTATTACATACGTTGTCGTGTACAGTTACGCTTGTTTcagcactgctgctgctgataccTTGTTTCTCAAATTTGTTTCGGCAGACTTCCGCTGTTTCTCGTGCTATTAGTGTAATTTGTTCACCTGTTATAGCGTTGCTGTCGTCGATCATTGCCATTGGCATCGATTTGGCTGCCAACAAATCGGCCGTCGCATCTTCCGTGAACATACTGTCGTATCTCCACCATTCGGTAGCTGAAGGCGATCCGGCATCCAACAGCTCGCCGGTGCTGATGGGCGTTATAGCGTGCGTGTTTACGGTGTTCATCCAGGAAGACGCTAGAGCCTCTGGTGGTTTCAACAAGCCGGAACTGGTTACAGCTTCTGGTAATTCCTCGTGGAACTGTTGCAGTAGCAAAACGTCGTGGGTAGCCGGTTGCTGGACTGGCGCCGCAGCTAAGGTACTTCGGGTGCTTTGTTTGCCTAGGCCTCCGCAAAAGGTGATGCATTTTTCCTGATGTGCCGTCAGCACCGGCGCAGCCCGCAAGCACCATTTCTCGCCATGAGCGGAACTCATTGACGAACTCAATTGTTTGTGCCATCGTGAAAGTGACTACGAAAAGTTGTATTAAAATAGATTTATCCGAAAACCCCAATGAAAAGAGAAgacaaataaatataaattgaCGATGTTAGCGAACTGTTTGTTTAGAGTTAAGTTAAGTTTGTTAAAGTTAAGTGCCAAATATTTTCCTTAAAACAATCATACTTACGATGAATTCACCGTTTACTTCTATTGAAATTTTAACGCTTTATGTAATGCCCGAATTGAGTTGAGAGTTGCCGGCCCTCAACCTTAAAGTAAAAAGGTGCATCAAAACATTAGTAATAACATAAGAAAGgaataaatgtttattataAATTGAAGCGAGCTATGATTATATCTGGAATAATGACATGTCTATCTAGATTAATCAGACCAAATGCATTCGTTTGCGCGTTTATCGCGACCAGCTCGGTGTTCAAGAGCAAACAGCGAATCGCGAATATGAATACGTGGCATCAGAATACTCACTATTTGAGCAATTTTATCaataacataaaaacacaacggGTTACAAAGCACTGCGAAATAAAATAGTTTGTCTAATCAAGTTGACCATATTTCGCTGGAATTGTTCTTCGTTTATTCACCAACGATCTTTAACGTTGGATATATTATCAATTGGTTGGTTGAGTTAAAAATGTCTATCGTTAGCTATCACTCTGTCTCGGGGGAAAATATATGCTACAGAAGCGTTATCTACAGACTACGCAGTAGATATTTACCGACTACGAcgaccaacgaaaaaaaacaaaaatcattacCGCGGCCAGAAAATTCATCAGGTAAGAATGAAGACTAGTATTATCAAAGATGTTTGTAAACTTTTCCGGTTCTGGAAGTAATATGTGTCAAATCGTTGACTAAATGATTAACCAACCGAACGTTCTAGAAGCAAGTCGAACATTCACGCACACGTGTGCTTACATAAAAGCTTACATCGAGATGATAAATCATGTTAAAATGGGGACATCGAAGCTAACAATTGTGTTGTTGGTTAAAAGAAAGTCTTACTACAATCCGCACTGTGACAcgaaaagatttttttccgACTAGCGACACTACTTACTCAAGATGCTCTAAAGCACTTCTTTTGCAGCGCTgttgtttccggtttcttgCACCTTTCCTTTAGATAACTGGGTAGCAATAATTTTCTCACAATATCCAGAAATTTCGAAACAGAAGAAATTCTGCGTGAATCCTTTTGAGGACACTTTCTCTCAGGGAAAAACACAGAAATAAAGACGATTCGCGCTCCAGCAGCGCACACGATCCGGTCACTCCGTTTTCACCCGAATGAATGAGGGCAGGGATGAGAACATCACATAGTGCGAACGTCTATCACTATGCGGACCGatgataaaaaaacatttttgttgTGCAATATTCCGCTTTTCCGATTGGTCGTTGACATCCGTCATAGGTGGTCGTGATTGGCTGACGTTGCTGAGCATTGGTGGATGCGGGTGAGAGGGTAAGCAACACTCTAGTAGTACCTTTGCTTCGCTTAAAAATCGTACTGCTTCTATAGGCGGTCAAAATAACTATTCTTTTCATAAAATTCGttatgatttaaaaaaaaaaatattactgGTCTACACGGAAGTTTTTGGTGTCGCTTGGTTTGGCGTAGAGGTTGTAATTGTCTCGTAAAATAAGACACACACCTAATATgacgtgttttgtttcgactTCACCTTCCTAGGTGACTTACTTAGTATTCCTCTCGCAATGAGTTAAAagtaaaaattgaaaacatgaATCTTTCAGCGTACACGATTTATTTGTACAAACGCTTTCGCGCAATAGATGCGATATTGAAGAACACACCCGATCAATATAAATAACATAACAACATAATAACACAATAACATAATAACATGCCCGCATAAGGTACAACAATCCAGCCAACTGTTTTAAAGAATAGAGTCAGAAAAATGTCCAGCGAAAACTTCCACAAACTCTCCATTGCGA
This window of the Anopheles cruzii chromosome X, idAnoCruzAS_RS32_06, whole genome shotgun sequence genome carries:
- the LOC128271829 gene encoding vesicle-associated membrane protein-associated protein B-like isoform X2: MAKPAQLLIIEPANELKFQGPFRTAVASYMRLTNPTDHDIYFKIKTTAPKKYCVRPNSGLLEPRESQEIAIVLQPFIFDSNEKNKHKFMVQSMVKPDDEEINLEDLWKKFPEKLMDSKLRCVFDCPLEPNQPAPNASVPINSASASNTVVERNETTGTFPSQMKLGNFCSQNEEELVDEDSSLLRAFKKLKEDERALRQENLQLKEQILQLRLQVDGRAKEPGLVAAARTAAVAPVHFQNTYSPPPLTDNQQQGEAMVLPCAILAVFMCIVGVLLGKVMYSEGNK
- the LOC128268382 gene encoding vacuolar protein sorting-associated protein 16 homolog; protein product: MQNSATKMSLLCNTGDWFTLGQGNAFRKIELYAMEWPPNVNLDNMMVHAAAYGGPIVVMKDPKSFIKIESGISARPMILYIFNCVGKLLSSINWDCGVLVRIGWSDAEELVAVQDDGTIFIYDMFGNFVHKFSISKDVTDIIDARIFTSASGTGVAVLTASLKIYVLNNIKDPKYRPLSDLLNFSAGLTCWEVISRDRTTVCLIGGHGHDVTIARYGDTTLTAIPVTMKTEFKTITAMCASFDHQHLALYTSSGCLWMGSSDLKQKYCEFTTGRTEKPHQLAWCIDGSAVCESQAMIISFSNLIMIVGATGESSVYTYDSSLSLVQEMDSVRVLSSTSHELIQKVPNSTSKIFGINISEPASFLFEAHRKFRERSHQSDEYLCLIQSKLAVAVADCIEAAGHEYDTGTQKSLIRAAYFGKSFLNGYNCDDYIRMCKTLKVLNVLRDPNVAIPITIRQFYHLQPIITLDRLVFRKYYGLAIHIAKYLNILEKRILEHWAFQKIAQDKNDDEVARKIAAKFSSADLQETMSFANVAEKAQQLGKIKLAITLLELEAKKKLQVPLLLKLGASEKALIAATQSGDIDLIYMALLEMKNTTALAKFHMTIRRYPLAQNLYKKYCQLNSLSTLKDIYSQEDEFLAQAEITLREALQLGNLDATIPDVSANYRRAGKLIEAELSEDTKKLIKHQKLLNDKHQKEFHGLSLHVTVRKLLQLGDVRYAEKLKNEFKMPDKRYWWVRVQTLAENFQWEELEKISKSKKSLIGYEPFVEVCLRQLNVAEAKKYLPRCSEENKLKWYLRAGCYVEAANIAFAQKDIDSLLKIYDYCTSDSSLMSTLESMIGQLSKK
- the LOC128271829 gene encoding vesicle-associated membrane protein-associated protein B-like isoform X1, which gives rise to MAKPAQLLIIEPANELKFQGPFRTAVASYMRLTNPTDHDIYFKIKTTAPKKYCVRPNSGLLEPRESQEIAIVLQPFIFDSNEKNKHKFMVQSMVKPDDEEINLEDLWKKFPEKLMDSKLRCVFDCPLEPNQPAPNASVPINSASASNSKCFLSLVLQFIFLTSIYFSTTAVVERNETTGTFPSQMKLGNFCSQNEEELVDEDSSLLRAFKKLKEDERALRQENLQLKEQILQLRLQVDGRAKEPGLVAAARTAAVAPVHFQNTYSPPPLTDNQQQGEAMVLPCAILAVFMCIVGVLLGKVMYSEGNK